A single region of the Balaenoptera ricei isolate mBalRic1 chromosome 12, mBalRic1.hap2, whole genome shotgun sequence genome encodes:
- the MTRES1 gene encoding mitochondrial transcription rescue factor 1 gives MAMTSVRLPSGVLRKPDAWIGLCGALRGTPSQKHCASWNRYLYLSSTKLNSSNYKTFFHNIFSLRLSGLLTSQEYIFPFSIRLKSNVSSKKSTTKTLQQVEDEGDSDEESERHEMSEQEEEPEDDPTAVRDYKDLDKVVQSFRYDVILKTGLDIGRNKVEDAFYKGELRLNGEKLWKKSRTVKVGDTLDLLIGEDREAETETVMRILLKKVFEEKTSSEKYRVVLRRWKKLKLPKKSTLK, from the exons ATGGCTATGACTAGTGTCAGATTGCCCAGCGGTGTTTTAAGAAAGCCAGATGCCTGGATTGGGCTCTGCGGAGCGCTACGAGGGACACCTTCACAAAaacactgtgcttcctggaatcgATACTTATATTTGTCTAGTACCAAGTTAAATTcttcaaattataaaacatttttccatAACATTTTCTCACTGAGACTCTCAGGGCTTTTAACATCTCaagaatatattttcccattttccatAAGACTCAAAAGTAATGTAAGTTCTAAAAAATCCACTACAAAGACTCTGCAACAAGTGGAGGATGAAGGGGACTCTGATGAAGAGAGTGAGCGTCATGAGATGAGTGAGCAGGAAGAGGAGCCAGAGGACGACCCCACTGCGGTCAGAGACTATAAAGACCTGGACAAAGTAGTGCAGTCCTTCCGATACGATGTTATCCTGAAGACGGGCCTAGATATCGGAAGAAA caaAGTGGAAGATGCATTCTACAAAGGTGAACTCAGGCTGAACGGGGAAAAATTATGGAAGAAAAGTAGAACg GTGAAAGTGGGAGATACATTGGATCTTCTAATTGGAGAGGATagagaagcagaaacagagacagtgatgCGGATTCTCCTGAAAAAAGTGTTTGAAGAGAAGACCAGCAGTGAGAAATACAGAGTGGTGTTACGGCGGTGGAAAAAGTTAAAATTGCCTAAAAAGAGTACGCTCAAATAA